One genomic window of Arvicola amphibius chromosome 4, mArvAmp1.2, whole genome shotgun sequence includes the following:
- the Cfap97d2 gene encoding uncharacterized protein CFAP97D2, with the protein MQRVPRLTTPWANRDLQRAWEKTYQDHRKKVQNAQPLVDTRPPQTYSLLYLKLKKLKVEEERLSIINRDNWLLLQRVASAMRARGQTDSGNSFTHRR; encoded by the exons ATGCAGAGAGTCCCCCGACTGACCACCCCTTGGGCTAATAGGGACCTGCAGAGAGCCTGGGAGAAAACCTATCAGGACCACAGGAAAAAG GTCCAGAATGCCCAACCACTAGTGGACACCCGCCCACCACAGACTTACAGCCTCCTCTACCTGAAGCTCAAGaaactaaag GTGGAGGAAGAAAGGCTCTCCATCAtcaacagagacaactggctgcttctgcagagggTAGCCTCTGCCATGAGAGCCAGGGGACAGACTGACAGCGGAAATAGCTTCACACACAGAAGGTAA